One part of the Methylobacterium terrae genome encodes these proteins:
- a CDS encoding TetR/AcrR family transcriptional regulator, which translates to MADREAGPRPGGRSARVQASVHRAVRELLARMDRAEVTIPLIAQEAGVTPSTIYRRWGELNELLADVAVERLRPDMVPVETGSGRGDLLAWAEQYAEEMASGLGREMIRDVLAAEGAAGPRRCCAYARQQIETVAARAAARDEAFPEIDAVLDRVIAPILFRILFDEALATEKVAGLVDGAFAGVGGGAR; encoded by the coding sequence ATGGCGGACAGGGAGGCGGGACCGCGCCCGGGCGGGCGCAGCGCGCGCGTCCAGGCCTCGGTCCACCGGGCCGTGCGCGAGCTCCTCGCCCGGATGGACCGCGCCGAGGTCACGATCCCGCTGATCGCCCAGGAGGCCGGCGTCACGCCCTCGACGATCTACCGGCGCTGGGGCGAGCTCAACGAACTCCTCGCCGACGTCGCGGTCGAGCGGCTGCGCCCGGACATGGTGCCGGTCGAGACCGGCAGCGGGCGGGGCGACCTCCTGGCCTGGGCCGAGCAATACGCCGAGGAGATGGCGTCGGGGCTCGGGCGCGAGATGATCCGCGACGTGCTCGCGGCCGAGGGGGCCGCCGGACCGCGGCGCTGCTGTGCTTACGCCCGCCAGCAGATCGAGACCGTCGCGGCCCGCGCCGCGGCGCGGGACGAGGCGTTTCCGGAGATCGACGCGGTGCTCGATCGCGTGATCGCCCCGATCCTGTTCCGGATCCTGTTCGACGAGGCGCTGGCGACGGAGAAGGTCGCGGGGCTGGTCGATGGCGCGTTCGCAGGCGTGGGGGGCGGGGCCAGATGA
- a CDS encoding MFS transporter, with amino-acid sequence MLTGQGSRRVDPLSLHAVTLGAFFAAAAAPTPLYRIYQETLALSPVFVTLVFAVYAVALLKALLVAGSLSDHLGRRPVIAGALVLEAAAMGLFLLVGHGAAWLVVARIVQGLATGIAAASLGAALVDVDRTRGPIVNAVAPLAGMALGALGTSALIQYAPLPLHLVYGLLLCTFAGLALAIWRIPESAATRPGALASLKPRMAVPARIRRPLALVTPINLANWTLGGFYLSLVPSVVAAATGSRAPLTGGAVVTALMVAGAVSVLLRRGRAPRDNLTFGVLATALGVVLVAAGIHLASVPLLILGTLVTGCGFGASFLGCLGTIMPPAEPDERAGLLAAFYVQSYLAFSLPAVGAGFLARSLGYATTADLYAGVILVVSVGGLAVLRARDAAPEGGTLAAPPANRPAKPRVRAVVDHVAGRLRHRGSPL; translated from the coding sequence ATGCTCACAGGTCAAGGATCCCGGCGGGTCGACCCGCTCAGCCTCCACGCCGTGACGCTCGGCGCGTTCTTCGCCGCCGCGGCCGCCCCGACGCCGCTCTACCGGATCTACCAGGAGACCCTGGCGCTCTCGCCGGTCTTCGTCACCCTGGTCTTCGCCGTCTACGCGGTGGCCCTCCTCAAGGCGCTGCTGGTGGCGGGCTCGCTCTCCGACCATCTCGGGCGCCGGCCGGTGATCGCCGGAGCGCTCGTCCTCGAGGCGGCGGCCATGGGGCTGTTCCTGCTGGTCGGCCACGGCGCCGCCTGGCTCGTCGTCGCCCGGATCGTACAGGGGCTCGCCACCGGCATCGCCGCCGCCTCCCTCGGCGCGGCGCTCGTCGACGTCGACCGCACCCGCGGCCCGATCGTCAACGCGGTGGCGCCGCTCGCCGGCATGGCGCTGGGCGCGCTCGGCACCAGCGCGCTGATCCAGTACGCGCCGCTGCCGCTGCACCTCGTCTACGGCCTCCTGCTGTGCACCTTCGCCGGGCTGGCGCTCGCCATCTGGCGCATCCCCGAGAGCGCCGCGACGCGGCCCGGGGCGCTCGCCTCGCTGAAGCCCCGCATGGCCGTCCCGGCCCGGATCCGGCGGCCGCTGGCCCTGGTGACGCCGATCAACCTCGCCAACTGGACGCTCGGCGGCTTCTACCTCTCGCTGGTCCCCTCGGTCGTGGCGGCGGCCACCGGCAGCCGCGCGCCGCTCACCGGCGGGGCCGTCGTCACGGCGCTGATGGTGGCCGGCGCCGTCTCGGTGCTCCTGCGCCGGGGCCGGGCTCCGCGGGACAACCTGACCTTCGGGGTGCTCGCCACGGCCCTCGGCGTCGTCCTCGTCGCCGCCGGCATCCATCTGGCCAGCGTGCCGCTCCTCATCCTGGGCACCCTCGTCACCGGATGCGGCTTCGGCGCCAGCTTCCTCGGCTGCCTCGGCACGATCATGCCGCCGGCCGAACCCGACGAGCGCGCGGGGCTCCTCGCCGCCTTCTACGTCCAGAGCTACCTCGCCTTCAGCCTGCCGGCGGTCGGGGCTGGCTTCCTCGCCCGCAGCCTCGGCTACGCGACGACGGCCGACCTGTACGCGGGGGTGATCCTGGTGGTGAGCGTCGGCGGCCTCGCGGTGCTGCGGGCGCGCGACGCCGCCCCGGAGGGCGGCACCCTCGCCGCGCCTCCCGCGAACCGCCCCGCGAAGCCCCGGGTGCGCGCCGTCGTGGATCACGTCGCCGGCCGCCTGCGCCACCGCGGCTCGCCGCTCTGA